Below is a genomic region from Balneola sp. MJW-20.
GAGCCATACGGTCAGGGTAGAATGGGGAGAGAGCATCCAGTTTTTCACCGGTGCTCACAAACTTGATGGGCTTATTCACTACCGATTTGATGGAAAGGGCGGCACCACCACGGGTGTCACCATCCAGCTTGGTAAGAACTACGCCATCATAATTGATGCGCTCGTTAAACTCTTTCGCAGTGTTGACTGCATCCTGTCCGGTCATGGAGTCAACTACAAAGAGAATTTCATCAGGATTTACAGCCTTCTTTATTTCGGCAACCTCATTCATCATCTCTTCGTCTACGTGTAATCGGCCTGCAGTATCAATGATTACGGTATCCAAAGCCAGACTTTTTGCCATCGAGACAGCCTCTTTGGCTACTCGTACAGCATCTTTCTGTTCAATAGAATAAACCGGCACATCAACTTGTTCTGCAAGGGTCTTAAGCTGGTCTACGGCAGCAGGGCGATAAACATCGGCGGCAGCAAGAAGAGGATTCCTTTTATGCTCCTGCTTGAGGTAGCGGGCTAACTTTCCGGTAAAGGTAGTCTTACCCGAACCCTGTAAACCTGCGATAAGGATCACAGTAGGCGGTGTCTGAGCAGTGGCGATCTCTTCTCGTTCTCCACCAAAGGTCTCGACCAGTTTGTCGAATACGATCTTGGTGAACTGCTGACCTGGATTCACACTGGTCAGCACATCAGAGCCGAGCGCCTGCTCTTTGATTTCTGTAGTAAATTGACGGGCTACCTCATAGTTCACATCGGCATCAAGTAAGGCACGGCGTATTTCGCGTACCGTCTCAGCGATGTTTACATCGGTAATACGTGCTTCGCCTTTCAGTGACTGAAAGGCTTTATCTAATTTTGATGATAAATCTTCAAACATGGTTACTACAGGATTTTCTCCGTTTCATACAGAGCCTGTAAAAATAGGGTTTATTGGGAGGCTTATCAACAGTGATGTGGATAATTATTTGGGTTTAAAATCAAAGGTTCTACTAAAACCGATAATTTTTCGGAATTCATACACCGGGTTTCATTATATGAATAGAGAATAGGTAATATTATGACAGGCAAGATACAGTGAAAATGACTGCAGCAGGAGTAAGAGGTAAAGAGTCTGAATCAGCTCCCGGATGTATGAATGATTGAGATCCCGCGTTTAGTTGTTATAAACGTAGATCACTACAGCAGAGCTATTCAATCGTGTGGTTTCTTAGCTTTGAGGGTTATCCGGATTAAAAAACCTGGGCTCTCTCCATTCGATGATCGTGGCTCTTAAAACAGCCATATACACGACCCATATCATCAGACCGGTTCCTAAAAATATGTAATAAAGTCCCATTGAACTTATGAAGAGCAGAGCTGATAAAATGGGGCAAAGGGCCAGCACGATAAAAGTGATCAACCAGCCGTATTTACTGAGTTTGTAAAGAGAGTACATCACTAAAGGAGTCATTAAAACGGAAAATAAGACCCCATACATACCATATACCCCATGAAAGAGAAATCCTGCAGCCGGCATCTTATCCTCAATATCATGATTCATGATCTTTTCAAGCCGGTCCAGATCTGGATTATTCTTATAAATTTTCTTCAAATTTAAGTGATGTTAACTCAATTACTTATATCAGAATATTGTAATTAAAGGCAAAAGGCAAAAGGCAAAAGGCAAAAGGCAAAAGGCAAAAGGCAAAAGAGGGTATGAAACTTTTCTAAACCCGGGCTTTGATCTGCGAGCTTCCCCTTCAGGAAGGGGATTTAGATGTGGGTTGAAATGGCACTCTGCACCTGCTTATCCAGTAGCTCCGTGGCCGGATGTTAGTCCAAGGCCCTCCTTCGGTTAATTCAGGCTCGAACTTGAAAGTTGAGCGCCTGCCTGTTGGCAGGCCGTTTGACATCCTCTGTGCAGATCAATGCACCTTAGGAGTAGCGAGCGCTTACCCTAAACTATCCCCTGTCTTTTTACCTCAATTATCGTGAATTTCCCGCAGATCATTTTTTAACCAAGAAAAATTTACTGATGAGCGAAGGTTACGGATTACTTAAAGGAAAGAAAGGAATTATTTTCGGCGCATTAGATGACCGGAGTATTGCATGGCGTATAGCGCTGGCTTGTAAAAGAGAGGGGGCAGACTTTGTTCTGAGTAATGCTCCGATTGCTCTCCGCCTTGGTGCGCTGGATGCCCTGGGTGAAGAAACAGGAGCTCCGATCATTCCCTGCGATGTAACAAAGGATGATGAGATCGAAAGCCTCATGAGAAAAACAAAAGAGGAGCTGGGTGGAGTAGACTTCATTCTGCATGCGATCGGGATGTCTCCAAACGTGCGTAAGAAGAAAGAGTATACCGACATTAACTATAACTGGTATCAGCAGACCCTGGATATATCTGCGGTATCCCTTCACCGTGTATTGCATCATGCTGAAAAGATGGATGTCCTTAATGATGGTGGTAGCGTGGTAGCCCTGTCTTATATAGGAGCACAGCGTATCTTTTCTAAGTACTCAGATATGAATGATGCTAAAGCACTGCTGGAAAGTATTGCCAGGAACTACGGTAGCAGGCTGGCTAAGCGGGGAATTCGCGTTAATACCGTTTCTCAGGCACCAACCAAGACTTCTGCCGGTACCGGTATCAAGGGTTTTGACGGAATGTTCACTTTTGCAGAAAAGATCGCGCCAATGGGGAACCCATCCGCAGATGAGTGTGCTGATTATTGCATCACCCTTTTCTCTGATCTTACCAGAAAAGTGACCATGCAGAACCTCTACCATGACGGCGGGTTTGTAACAGCGGGTATCTCAGAAGAGATGATCGATGACCTGGCTAAACTATATTCCGATGAAGACTAATATTTATTAAATGCCTGATGTGATCCTTGGAATTGATCCCGGTTCGCGTAATACCGGATATGCTCTGCTTACGGAAGAAAACGGTAAGCTCAGGGCATTGCGGTGTGATGTAATCAGGGTGGCAGATCTGGAGGATCACTCAGACCGGCTTCAGGAAATATATAATCGTATCAGGAAGATCATCCGGTCGAATAAACCAACTTCCTGTGCCGTGGAGACACCTATTTATGGAGTGGATCCGCTGGCAATGCTTAAACTGGGCCGGGCACAGGCCGCCGCCATGCTGGCGATCAAAGAAGAAGGTTTGCCGGTTGTGGAATATTATCCGAAAGTAGTGAAGAAGTCCATTACAGGGAACGGGAATGCCAGTAAAGAACAGGTAGCCTTCATGCTGAATAAAATGGTCTCTCTTCCGGATGAAAGATTATCTAACGATGCCACAGATGCCCTGGCAGTAGCCTGGTGTCATCTGATGAAGGGTTCGGGAATACCAGCCTCTAAAAAGAAAAC
It encodes:
- the ffh gene encoding signal recognition particle protein, whose amino-acid sequence is MFEDLSSKLDKAFQSLKGEARITDVNIAETVREIRRALLDADVNYEVARQFTTEIKEQALGSDVLTSVNPGQQFTKIVFDKLVETFGGEREEIATAQTPPTVILIAGLQGSGKTTFTGKLARYLKQEHKRNPLLAAADVYRPAAVDQLKTLAEQVDVPVYSIEQKDAVRVAKEAVSMAKSLALDTVIIDTAGRLHVDEEMMNEVAEIKKAVNPDEILFVVDSMTGQDAVNTAKEFNERINYDGVVLTKLDGDTRGGAALSIKSVVNKPIKFVSTGEKLDALSPFYPDRMAQRILGMGDVVSLVEKAQKEFDAQEAEKLQQKIRSDKFDLEDFLDQIQKIKKMGDFTDLVSMIPGASKAIENADIDDDAFKPIEAIILSMTPEERRNPEVLNGSRRRRIAKGSGTTVREINELMKQFEQMKKMMKTMSKMGKMGRALQGLKNLPIGR
- a CDS encoding enoyl-ACP reductase — protein: MSEGYGLLKGKKGIIFGALDDRSIAWRIALACKREGADFVLSNAPIALRLGALDALGEETGAPIIPCDVTKDDEIESLMRKTKEELGGVDFILHAIGMSPNVRKKKEYTDINYNWYQQTLDISAVSLHRVLHHAEKMDVLNDGGSVVALSYIGAQRIFSKYSDMNDAKALLESIARNYGSRLAKRGIRVNTVSQAPTKTSAGTGIKGFDGMFTFAEKIAPMGNPSADECADYCITLFSDLTRKVTMQNLYHDGGFVTAGISEEMIDDLAKLYSDED
- the ruvC gene encoding crossover junction endodeoxyribonuclease RuvC, producing MPDVILGIDPGSRNTGYALLTEENGKLRALRCDVIRVADLEDHSDRLQEIYNRIRKIIRSNKPTSCAVETPIYGVDPLAMLKLGRAQAAAMLAIKEEGLPVVEYYPKVVKKSITGNGNASKEQVAFMLNKMVSLPDERLSNDATDALAVAWCHLMKGSGIPASKKKTHQNRKKSDWSDFIADNPDRIKGL